In Streptantibioticus cattleyicolor NRRL 8057 = DSM 46488, a genomic segment contains:
- a CDS encoding aldehyde dehydrogenase family protein, giving the protein MPVVGTSHVETIHVDGVWRAAESGARREITDPADATTLTEVAEGGAADADAAVAAARRAFDHGPWPATPVADRAALLRRVADLLQRDREEIARTESRDTGKTLAEGRVDVDDVTGAFRYFADLAASTDGGRVVDAGSPTVHSVVVHEPVGVCALITPWNYPLLQASWKIAPALAAGNTFVVKPSEITPLSTVHLIRLLAEAGLPDGVANLVTGPGDPVGARLAEHPGVDLVSFTGGLASGTRVMAAAAPTVKKVALELGGKNPNVVFADACATDEGFDTAVDQALNAAFIHSGQVCSAGSRLIIEESVRDRFVAELARRAERVKLGRGTEDGVECGPLVSAAQLAKTEEYVASALAEGATLRCGGERPKPSDTLPATGYFYRPTVLDHCHGGMRVVREEVFGPVLTVETFRTEDEAVALANDTEYGLAGAVWTADAGRARRVAARLRHGTVWINDYHPYLPQAEWGGFGKSGTGRELGPAGLDEYREAKHVYQNLAPAPVRWFAG; this is encoded by the coding sequence GTGCCGGTAGTCGGGACCAGTCATGTCGAGACCATCCATGTGGACGGGGTGTGGCGCGCCGCGGAATCGGGCGCGCGCCGGGAGATCACCGACCCCGCCGACGCGACCACGCTGACTGAGGTCGCCGAGGGCGGGGCCGCCGACGCGGACGCCGCGGTGGCCGCCGCCCGCCGCGCCTTCGACCACGGTCCGTGGCCGGCCACCCCGGTCGCCGACCGGGCCGCGCTGCTGCGCAGGGTCGCCGACCTGCTCCAGCGCGACCGCGAGGAGATCGCCCGCACCGAGAGCCGCGACACCGGCAAGACACTCGCCGAAGGACGCGTCGACGTCGACGACGTCACAGGCGCCTTCCGCTACTTCGCCGACCTGGCCGCGAGCACCGACGGCGGACGCGTGGTGGACGCCGGCAGCCCCACCGTGCACAGCGTCGTGGTCCACGAACCGGTCGGCGTCTGCGCGCTGATCACCCCGTGGAACTATCCGCTGCTCCAGGCGAGTTGGAAGATCGCCCCGGCGCTCGCGGCCGGCAACACCTTCGTGGTCAAGCCCAGCGAGATCACCCCGCTGTCCACCGTCCACCTGATCCGGCTGCTCGCCGAGGCCGGGCTGCCGGACGGGGTGGCCAACCTCGTCACCGGCCCCGGCGACCCGGTCGGCGCGCGCCTCGCCGAACACCCCGGCGTCGACCTGGTCTCCTTCACCGGCGGCCTGGCCAGCGGCACCCGGGTGATGGCCGCCGCCGCCCCCACCGTCAAGAAGGTCGCCCTCGAACTCGGCGGCAAGAACCCCAACGTGGTCTTCGCCGACGCCTGCGCCACCGACGAGGGCTTCGACACCGCGGTCGACCAGGCGCTCAACGCCGCCTTCATCCACAGCGGCCAGGTCTGCTCGGCCGGCTCCCGGCTGATCATCGAGGAGTCGGTCCGCGACCGCTTCGTCGCCGAACTCGCCCGCCGCGCCGAACGCGTCAAGCTCGGCCGCGGCACCGAGGACGGCGTCGAATGCGGCCCCCTGGTCTCCGCCGCCCAACTCGCCAAGACCGAGGAGTACGTCGCCTCCGCCCTCGCCGAGGGCGCCACCCTGCGCTGCGGCGGCGAACGCCCCAAGCCCTCCGACACCCTCCCGGCCACCGGCTACTTCTACCGCCCGACCGTGCTCGACCACTGCCACGGCGGCATGCGGGTGGTACGCGAGGAGGTCTTCGGTCCCGTCCTGACCGTGGAGACCTTCCGCACCGAGGACGAGGCGGTCGCGCTCGCCAACGACACCGAGTACGGGCTCGCCGGAGCCGTGTGGACGGCGGACGCCGGACGCGCCCGGCGGGTCGCCGCCCGGCTGCGCCACGGCACCGTGTGGATCAACGACTACCACCCCTACCTGCCGCAGGCGGAATGGGGCGGCTTCGGCAAGTCCGGCACCGGCCGCGAACTCGGCCCGGCCGGCCTCGACGAGTACCGCGAGGCCAAGCACGTCTACCAGAACCTGGCGCCGGCCCCGGTCCGCTGGTTCGCCGGCTGA
- a CDS encoding GMC family oxidoreductase, giving the protein MPASTRFDHHDTVYDYVIVGGGTAGSVIASRLTEDPAVRVAVIEGGPSDVDRPEVLTLRRWLGLLGGELDYDYPTTEQPRGNSHIRHSRARVLGGCSSHNTLISFKPLPSDWAEWVAAGADGWDAQAMEPYFTKLRNNIVPVDEKDRNAIARDFVDAAQQALGVPRVEGFNARPFHEGVGFFDLAYHPEDNKRSSASVAYLHPFLDRPNLHIMLETWAGRLEMDGNRATGVRVRTKDGEELLIEATREVVVCAGAVDTPRLLLHSGIGPKEDLSELGIPVVHDLPGVGENLLDHPESVIVWETDGPIPENSAMDSDAGLFVRRDPASPGPDLMFHFYQIPFTDNPERLGYLKPEHGVSMTPNIPKPRSRGRLYLTSADPSVKPALDFRYFTDPEDYDARTLVDGIRIAREIARTQPLAGWLGREVCPGPEVTSDEELSEYARKVAHTVYHPAGTCRIGAADDELAVVDPRLRIRGLEGVRIADASVFPTIPSVNPMIGVLMVGEKAAEMIAADQQDGDAA; this is encoded by the coding sequence ATGCCCGCGTCCACCCGGTTCGACCACCACGACACCGTCTACGACTACGTGATCGTCGGCGGCGGCACCGCGGGGTCGGTGATCGCCTCCCGGCTGACCGAGGACCCCGCCGTGCGGGTGGCCGTGATCGAGGGCGGACCGTCGGACGTGGACCGCCCCGAGGTGCTCACCCTGCGGCGCTGGCTCGGACTGCTCGGCGGCGAGCTGGACTACGACTACCCCACCACCGAACAGCCGCGCGGCAACTCCCACATCCGGCACAGCCGGGCCCGGGTACTCGGCGGCTGCTCCTCGCACAACACGCTGATCAGCTTCAAGCCGCTGCCGTCGGACTGGGCGGAGTGGGTGGCCGCCGGCGCCGACGGGTGGGACGCGCAGGCCATGGAGCCCTACTTCACCAAGCTGCGCAACAACATCGTCCCGGTGGACGAGAAGGACCGCAACGCCATCGCCCGCGACTTCGTGGACGCCGCCCAGCAGGCGCTCGGCGTACCGCGCGTCGAGGGGTTCAACGCCCGCCCGTTCCACGAGGGCGTCGGCTTCTTCGACCTGGCCTACCACCCCGAGGACAACAAGCGCTCCTCCGCCTCGGTGGCCTACCTCCACCCGTTCCTGGACCGCCCCAACCTCCACATCATGCTGGAGACCTGGGCCGGCCGGCTGGAGATGGACGGCAACCGGGCCACCGGGGTGCGGGTACGCACCAAGGACGGCGAGGAGCTGCTGATCGAGGCCACCCGCGAGGTGGTGGTCTGCGCCGGCGCGGTGGACACCCCGAGGCTGCTGCTCCACTCCGGCATCGGCCCCAAGGAGGACCTGTCGGAGCTGGGCATCCCCGTGGTGCACGACCTGCCCGGGGTCGGGGAGAACCTGCTCGACCACCCCGAGTCGGTGATCGTCTGGGAGACCGACGGGCCGATCCCGGAGAACTCCGCGATGGACTCCGACGCCGGGCTCTTCGTCCGCCGTGACCCCGCCTCGCCCGGCCCCGACCTGATGTTCCACTTCTACCAGATCCCGTTCACCGACAACCCCGAACGCCTCGGCTACCTCAAGCCCGAGCACGGGGTGTCGATGACCCCCAACATCCCCAAGCCGCGCAGTCGCGGCCGGCTCTACCTGACCAGCGCCGACCCCTCCGTCAAACCGGCCCTGGACTTCCGCTACTTCACCGACCCCGAGGACTACGACGCCCGCACCCTGGTCGACGGCATCCGCATCGCCCGCGAGATCGCCCGCACCCAGCCGCTGGCCGGCTGGCTGGGGCGCGAGGTCTGCCCCGGACCGGAGGTCACCTCGGACGAGGAGCTGTCGGAGTACGCCCGCAAGGTGGCGCACACCGTCTACCACCCGGCCGGCACCTGCCGCATCGGCGCCGCCGACGACGAACTCGCCGTCGTCGACCCGAGGTTGAGGATTCGCGGCCTGGAGGGCGTCCGCATCGCCGACGCCTCGGTCTTCCCGACCATCCCGTCCGTCAACCCCATGATCGGCGTACTGATGGTGGGGGAGAAGGCCGCCGAGATGATCGCCGCCGACCAGCAGGACGGTGACGCCGCATGA
- a CDS encoding cell division protein PerM, with protein sequence MAAGARRPAAAHRRVDRGRRADRGDAAAVVAAAGLAAVPHGRPRGAAAGGTRFPRGRPAHRTGRGDLLVRRRIPGGGRRRGAVDRRRAAARRAALRAAEAPAGRLRGGRRRRLVGLRTAVERTAGGPAAVRGAADGGAAADPVRRAAGGVALRGGGTAVLAGGGALLSVGSLVWHGQAALDSLLRLAGSFSGRFAVSLLAVALLPDAAVWGAAYALGPGFAFGAHGWAGPGGVYGYPPLPPDFPLLAAVPAAGGRGHGAGLGWLAVVVPVAAGLVMARSAARAARERGWTAARTAVVTALAALCGAVAVASAAALASGPMGVAALSRFGPDPLLTGAAALAWLAAVAVPGALAARWHAARRAPTRRSPAVPPPTPGPPPRRPPRPPALPPGARASPRDSAPGGVVVVCRECAGRRAGPRRGPRTPARGWPVRGGGAERAADWRVRWARCRVAVRRGHRERPGVSGPLATWGRRRPRGVRGLRARRRRRWDSRRPVRVPVAERRRPKPRGGCAPADRAPPGHGRRGLRSRAQSRLPSMGRICSGRRAVQAWRSGWVRASSTQVK encoded by the coding sequence GTGGCTGCTGGCGCACGGCGTCCGGCTGCTGCGCACCGACGCGTTGACCGGGGCCGCCGCGCCGATCGCGGTGACGCCGCTGCTGTTGTCGCTGCCGCTGGCCTGGCTGCTGTACCGCACGGCCGGCCACGCGGTGCTGCGGCAGGAGGAACGCGGTTTCCTCGGGGTCGTCCGGCCCATCGGACCGGTCGCGGTGACCTGCTGGTTCGCCGCCGGATACCTGGCGGTGGCCGCCGCCGTGGTGCCGTGGACCGGCGGCGGGCCGCTGCGCGCCGTGCCGCTCTCCGCGCTGCTGAGGCTCCCGCCGGCCGCCTGCGCGGTGGTCGTCGCCGGCGCCTGGTCGGCCTGCGGACGGCCGTCGAGCGTACGGCTGGTGGCCCGGCTGCCGTACGGGGTGCGGCGGACGGCGGCGCGGCTGCGGATCCCGTACGGCGGGCTGCGGGTGGCGTTGCGCTGCGCGGCGGGGGAACGGCGGTGCTGGCCGGCGGGGGCGCGCTGCTGAGCGTGGGTTCGCTGGTGTGGCACGGGCAGGCCGCGCTGGACTCGCTGCTGCGGCTGGCGGGTTCGTTCTCCGGACGGTTCGCGGTGTCGCTGCTGGCGGTGGCGTTGCTGCCGGACGCGGCGGTGTGGGGTGCGGCGTACGCGCTGGGGCCGGGGTTCGCGTTCGGGGCGCACGGGTGGGCGGGGCCGGGCGGGGTGTACGGGTATCCGCCGCTGCCGCCGGACTTCCCGCTGCTCGCGGCGGTGCCGGCGGCGGGCGGACGGGGACACGGCGCCGGGCTCGGCTGGCTGGCCGTGGTGGTGCCGGTGGCGGCCGGGCTGGTGATGGCCCGGTCGGCGGCCCGGGCGGCGCGGGAACGCGGCTGGACGGCGGCGCGCACCGCCGTGGTCACCGCGCTCGCCGCGCTGTGCGGTGCCGTCGCGGTCGCGTCGGCCGCGGCGCTGGCCTCCGGCCCGATGGGGGTCGCCGCACTCTCCCGGTTCGGCCCGGACCCGCTGCTCACCGGCGCCGCCGCGCTGGCCTGGCTGGCCGCGGTGGCGGTCCCCGGAGCGCTCGCCGCCCGCTGGCACGCCGCCCGCCGCGCCCCCACCCGCCGTTCCCCCGCCGTCCCGCCACCCACCCCGGGCCCGCCCCCCCGGCGTCCCCCACGTCCGCCCGCTCTCCCCCCCGGGGCGAGAGCGAGCCCGCGCGATAGCGCCCCGGGCGGTGTGGTCGTGGTGTGCCGTGAGTGTGCCGGTCGCCGAGCGGGCCCTCGGCGGGGCCCGCGAACTCCCGCGCGGGGGTGGCCGGTTCGCGGTGGCGGCGCGGAGCGGGCGGCGGACTGGCGTGTGAGGTGGGCGCGTTGCCGCGTCGCCGTTCGGCGGGGCCACCGCGAACGCCCGGGCGTGAGCGGTCCGTTGGCGACGTGGGGCCGCCGCCGGCCCCGGGGCGTACGGGGGTTGCGCGCTCGCCGTCGCCGTCGGTGGGACTCGCGGCGTCCCGTGCGCGTGCCGGTTGCCGAGCGGCGCCGCCCCAAGCCCCGTGGGGGATGCGCTCCGGCCGACAGGGCGCCTCCCGGCCATGGGCGCCGGGGGCTTCGTTCCCGCGCTCAGTCGCGGTTGCCGAGCATGGGGCGGATCTGCTCGGGGAGGAGGGCGGTGCAGGCTTGGCGGTCGGGTTGGGTGAGGGCGTCGTCGACGCAGGTGAAGTAG
- a CDS encoding DUF3017 domain-containing protein: protein MPADAPKPERPASGGSRRFPEHTTGTSRPEGGGRAAGGTHSAPARQWPLLTVVAGVALGLLITAAGEFRAGLIVVGAALLFGAALRWLLPSVGMLAVRSRFTDLITYGVLGVAVVLLALMAPPRPIVHIPLLDDIVRFAVR, encoded by the coding sequence ATGCCGGCTGACGCGCCGAAGCCGGAACGGCCCGCCTCCGGCGGCAGCCGGCGCTTCCCCGAGCACACCACCGGCACCTCCCGGCCGGAGGGCGGCGGCCGGGCGGCCGGCGGCACCCACTCCGCCCCGGCCCGGCAGTGGCCGCTGCTGACGGTGGTCGCCGGGGTGGCGCTGGGGCTGCTGATCACCGCGGCCGGGGAGTTCCGGGCCGGGCTGATCGTGGTGGGGGCCGCGCTGCTGTTCGGCGCGGCGCTGCGGTGGCTGCTGCCGTCGGTGGGGATGCTGGCGGTACGCAGCCGGTTCACCGACCTGATCACCTACGGGGTGCTGGGGGTGGCCGTGGTGCTGCTGGCGCTGATGGCCCCGCCGCGGCCGATCGTGCACATCCCGCTGCTGGACGACATCGTCCGGTTCGCCGTGCGCTGA
- the purH gene encoding bifunctional phosphoribosylaminoimidazolecarboxamide formyltransferase/IMP cyclohydrolase, which yields MTTEGTTVGNAPEATAAGEDTRRPVRRALVSVYDKTGLTELAQGLHAAGVEIVSTGSTAARIAEAGVPVIPVQELTGFPECLDGRVKTLHPKIHAGILADLRLDDHRGQLAELGVAPFELVVVNLYPFRETVASGATPDECVEQIDIGGPSMVRAAAKNHPSVAVVVNPGRYADVLAAVTAGGFDLAARKRLAAEAFAHTAAYDVAVANWFAGEYAPDAEGAGFPEFTGAAFSRARVLRYGENPHQSAALYTDGSPGLAQAEQVHGKEMSYNNYVDTEAARRAAYDHQDPCVAIIKHANPCGIAVGADVAEAHRKAHACDPVSAYGGVIAVNRPVSVALAEQVADIFTEVVIAPGFEEGALEVLTRKKNLRVLRCAEEPCERREFRRIEGGLLVQAKDRFQADGDDPATWTLATGDALDAAALADLAFAWRACRAVKSNAILLAKDGATVGVGMGQVNRVDSARLAVQRAGAERAAGSYAASDAFFPFPDGLEVLAEAGIKAVAQPGGSIRDDQVIEAARKAGITMYLTGTRHFFH from the coding sequence GTGACGACCGAAGGTACGACCGTGGGCAACGCGCCCGAAGCCACCGCCGCCGGCGAGGACACCAGGCGGCCGGTGCGCCGCGCACTGGTCAGCGTCTACGACAAGACCGGGCTGACGGAGCTGGCCCAGGGGCTGCACGCGGCCGGCGTGGAGATCGTCTCCACCGGGTCGACGGCCGCCCGGATCGCCGAGGCCGGGGTGCCGGTCATCCCGGTGCAGGAGCTGACCGGCTTCCCCGAGTGCCTGGACGGCCGGGTCAAGACGCTGCACCCCAAGATCCACGCCGGGATCCTCGCCGACCTGCGGCTGGACGACCACCGCGGCCAGCTCGCCGAGCTGGGCGTGGCCCCGTTCGAGCTGGTGGTGGTCAACCTCTACCCGTTCCGCGAGACGGTGGCCTCCGGCGCCACCCCGGACGAGTGCGTCGAGCAGATCGACATCGGCGGCCCCTCCATGGTCCGCGCCGCCGCCAAGAACCACCCCTCGGTGGCCGTGGTGGTCAACCCCGGGCGCTACGCCGACGTACTGGCCGCGGTCACCGCGGGCGGCTTCGACCTGGCGGCCCGCAAGCGGCTGGCCGCCGAGGCGTTCGCGCACACCGCCGCCTACGACGTGGCCGTGGCCAACTGGTTCGCCGGCGAGTACGCCCCGGACGCCGAGGGCGCGGGCTTCCCCGAGTTCACCGGCGCCGCCTTCTCCCGCGCCCGGGTGCTGCGGTACGGCGAGAACCCGCACCAGAGCGCCGCCCTCTACACCGACGGCTCGCCCGGACTGGCCCAGGCCGAGCAGGTGCACGGCAAGGAGATGTCCTACAACAACTACGTCGACACCGAGGCCGCGCGCCGGGCCGCCTACGACCACCAGGACCCCTGCGTGGCCATCATCAAGCACGCCAACCCGTGCGGCATCGCGGTCGGCGCCGACGTCGCCGAGGCGCACCGCAAGGCGCACGCCTGCGACCCGGTCTCCGCCTACGGTGGTGTGATCGCGGTCAACCGGCCGGTGAGCGTGGCCCTGGCCGAGCAGGTCGCCGACATCTTCACCGAGGTGGTCATCGCGCCCGGTTTCGAGGAGGGCGCGCTGGAGGTGCTCACCCGCAAGAAGAACCTGCGGGTGCTGCGCTGCGCCGAAGAGCCGTGCGAGCGGCGGGAGTTCCGGCGGATCGAGGGCGGTCTGCTGGTGCAGGCCAAGGACCGCTTCCAGGCCGACGGCGACGACCCGGCCACCTGGACGCTCGCCACCGGTGACGCGCTGGACGCGGCGGCCCTGGCCGACCTCGCCTTCGCCTGGCGGGCCTGCCGCGCGGTGAAGTCCAACGCCATCCTGCTCGCCAAGGACGGGGCCACCGTCGGCGTCGGCATGGGCCAGGTCAACCGGGTCGACTCGGCCCGGCTCGCGGTGCAGCGCGCCGGGGCGGAGCGGGCGGCCGGCTCCTACGCCGCCTCCGACGCGTTCTTCCCGTTCCCCGACGGGCTGGAGGTGCTGGCCGAGGCCGGGATCAAGGCCGTTGCGCAGCCGGGCGGTTCGATCCGCGACGACCAGGTGATCGAGGCCGCGCGCAAGGCGGGGATCACCATGTACCTGACGGGCACCCGGCACTTCTTCCACTGA
- a CDS encoding helix-turn-helix domain-containing protein: MARWQPLPEELAPELRRLTLHLRRLTDRTGLSLAALGATTAYDPAQWDRYLNAADLVPRQAVHALVALAGADPDRVSALWEAAAWQALTGARPRTADQPRTVRRARSAAPAVVTATARRVPAPRTPADGAPRTAGRPGKAPSAASRAPGGPPAACGRGGGVVFGHREAWWVRAGGGTAGGADLTTALRAERRARHRRALLAALVAIAVLGLGLASGLALLRGGAAKTPPVRCRPAARCDGTAAPSPTSTAVSRRSPGRR; encoded by the coding sequence ATGGCACGCTGGCAGCCGCTTCCGGAGGAGCTGGCGCCCGAGTTACGCCGTCTGACGCTGCACCTGCGCCGGCTCACCGACCGCACCGGGCTGAGCCTGGCCGCGCTCGGCGCCACCACGGCGTACGACCCCGCCCAGTGGGACCGTTACCTCAACGCGGCCGACCTCGTACCGCGGCAGGCGGTGCACGCCCTCGTCGCGCTGGCCGGCGCCGACCCGGACCGGGTGTCGGCGCTGTGGGAGGCGGCGGCGTGGCAGGCGCTCACCGGCGCCCGCCCCCGCACGGCCGACCAGCCGCGTACCGTGCGCCGGGCCCGGTCCGCCGCCCCGGCCGTGGTCACCGCCACCGCCCGCCGCGTCCCGGCCCCGCGGACCCCGGCGGACGGGGCGCCCCGGACGGCCGGGCGCCCGGGGAAGGCACCCAGTGCCGCATCCCGGGCGCCGGGCGGCCCGCCGGCGGCGTGCGGACGCGGCGGAGGCGTGGTTTTCGGCCACCGGGAGGCGTGGTGGGTGCGGGCCGGGGGCGGTACGGCCGGCGGCGCCGATCTCACCACGGCGCTGCGCGCGGAACGCCGCGCCCGGCACCGCCGCGCGCTGCTGGCCGCCCTGGTGGCCATCGCCGTCCTCGGGCTCGGACTCGCCAGCGGGCTCGCCCTGTTGCGGGGCGGCGCGGCGAAGACACCACCGGTGCGCTGCCGCCCCGCCGCCCGCTGCGACGGCACGGCGGCGCCGTCCCCGACGTCAACGGCCGTCTCCCGCCGCTCACCCGGTCGGCGCTGA
- a CDS encoding malate dehydrogenase, with protein MTRTPVNVTVTGAAGQIGYALLFRIASGQLLGADVPVKLRLLEIPQGLKAAEGTAMELDDCAFPLLRGIDISDDPNVAFAGANVALLVGARPRTKGMERGDLLEANGGIFKPQGKAINDHAADDIKVLVVGNPANTNALIAQAAAPDVPAERFTAMTRLDHNRAVTQLAKKLGASVEDVKKLTIWGNHSATQYPDVFHAEVAGRNAAEAVNDEKWLAEEFIPTVAKRGAAIIEARGASSAASAANAAIDHVHTWVNGTAEGDWTSMGVVSDGSYGVPEGLISSFPVTTKDGTFEIVQGLEINEFSRTRIDASVKELEEERAAVRQLGLL; from the coding sequence ATGACCCGCACTCCCGTCAACGTCACCGTCACCGGTGCGGCCGGCCAGATCGGCTACGCACTGCTCTTCCGCATCGCCTCCGGCCAGCTCCTCGGCGCCGACGTCCCGGTGAAGCTGCGCCTGCTGGAGATCCCGCAGGGCCTCAAGGCCGCCGAGGGCACCGCCATGGAGCTCGACGACTGCGCCTTCCCGCTGCTGCGCGGCATCGACATCTCCGACGACCCGAACGTCGCCTTCGCCGGTGCCAACGTGGCGCTGCTGGTGGGCGCCCGGCCGCGGACCAAGGGCATGGAGCGGGGCGACCTGCTGGAGGCCAACGGCGGCATCTTCAAGCCGCAGGGCAAGGCGATCAACGACCACGCCGCCGACGACATCAAGGTGCTGGTGGTCGGCAACCCGGCCAACACCAACGCCCTGATCGCCCAGGCCGCCGCGCCGGACGTACCGGCCGAGCGCTTCACCGCGATGACCCGCCTGGACCACAACCGCGCGGTCACCCAGCTGGCGAAGAAGCTGGGCGCCTCCGTCGAGGACGTCAAGAAGCTGACGATCTGGGGCAACCACTCCGCCACCCAGTACCCGGACGTCTTCCACGCCGAGGTCGCCGGCCGCAACGCCGCCGAGGCCGTCAACGACGAGAAGTGGCTGGCCGAGGAGTTCATCCCGACCGTCGCCAAGCGCGGTGCCGCCATCATCGAGGCGCGCGGCGCCTCCTCCGCCGCGTCGGCCGCCAACGCCGCCATCGACCACGTCCACACCTGGGTCAACGGCACCGCCGAGGGCGACTGGACCTCCATGGGCGTCGTCTCCGACGGCTCCTACGGGGTGCCCGAGGGCCTGATCTCCTCGTTCCCGGTGACCACCAAGGACGGCACGTTCGAGATCGTGCAGGGCCTGGAGATCAACGAGTTCTCCCGCACCCGCATCGACGCCTCCGTCAAGGAGCTGGAGGAGGAGCGCGCCGCGGTGCGTCAGCTCGGCCTTCTCTGA
- the purN gene encoding phosphoribosylglycinamide formyltransferase, with protein MIPPDSDLPPDSVPARPTPGSPGRSGGGPARLVVLVSGSGTNLQALLDAIADDPGYGARVVAVGADRDGIAGLDRARAAGLPVFVCRVGDHPDRAAWDRALADAVAAYQPDLVVSAGFMKIVGPEFLARFGGRFVNTHPALLPSFPGAHGVRDALAYGVKVTGCTVHFVDDGVDTGPIIAQGVVEVRTEDDEATLHERIKEVERRLLVEVVGRLARDGYRIEGRKVIVP; from the coding sequence GTGATCCCCCCGGATTCCGACCTTCCGCCCGACTCTGTCCCCGCCCGACCGACGCCCGGCAGCCCCGGCCGGAGCGGCGGTGGCCCGGCACGCCTCGTCGTCCTCGTCTCCGGCTCCGGCACCAACCTCCAGGCGCTGCTGGACGCCATCGCCGACGACCCCGGTTACGGGGCGCGGGTGGTGGCGGTCGGCGCCGACCGGGACGGCATCGCGGGGCTCGACCGGGCCCGCGCCGCCGGGCTGCCGGTCTTCGTCTGCCGGGTGGGCGACCATCCGGACCGGGCCGCCTGGGACCGCGCGCTGGCCGACGCGGTCGCCGCGTACCAGCCCGACCTGGTGGTCTCCGCCGGGTTCATGAAGATCGTCGGACCGGAGTTCCTGGCCCGGTTCGGCGGGCGCTTCGTCAACACCCACCCCGCCCTGCTGCCCAGCTTCCCCGGCGCCCACGGCGTACGGGACGCGCTCGCCTACGGGGTCAAGGTCACCGGCTGCACCGTCCACTTCGTCGACGACGGCGTCGACACCGGACCGATCATCGCCCAGGGCGTGGTCGAGGTCCGCACCGAGGACGACGAGGCCACGCTGCACGAGCGCATCAAGGAAGTCGAGCGACGGCTGCTCGTCGAGGTCGTGGGCCGGCTCGCCCGCGACGGCTACCGCATCGAGGGAAGAAAGGTCATCGTCCCGTGA
- a CDS encoding bifunctional methylenetetrahydrofolate dehydrogenase/methenyltetrahydrofolate cyclohydrolase: protein MTAQILDGKATAAAIKSELAVRVEALKARGITPGLGTILVGDDPGSHIYVAGKHRDCAQIGIASIQRELPASATQEEIEAVVRELNDNPACTGYIVQLPLPKGVDTNRVLELMDPAKDADGLHPTSLGRLVLGQRAPLPCTPNGVIKLLRRHDVPLAGAHVVVVGRGITVGRSLPLLLTRRSENATVTQCHTGTRDLPALLRQADIVVAAAGVPHLIKPEDVKPGAAVLDVGVSRDENGKILGDVHPGVREVAGWLSPNPGGVGPMTRAMLLANVVEAAELAGAGAAGAGHAG from the coding sequence ATGACCGCCCAGATTCTCGATGGCAAGGCCACCGCCGCCGCGATCAAGTCCGAGCTCGCCGTCCGCGTCGAGGCGCTGAAGGCCCGGGGCATCACCCCCGGCCTCGGCACCATCCTGGTCGGGGACGACCCGGGCAGCCACATCTACGTCGCGGGCAAGCACCGCGACTGCGCCCAGATCGGCATCGCCTCCATCCAGCGTGAACTCCCCGCGAGCGCCACGCAGGAGGAGATCGAGGCGGTCGTCCGGGAACTCAACGACAACCCCGCCTGCACCGGCTACATCGTCCAACTCCCGCTGCCCAAGGGCGTGGACACCAACCGGGTGCTGGAACTGATGGACCCGGCCAAGGACGCCGACGGGCTCCACCCGACGAGCCTGGGCCGGCTGGTGCTGGGCCAGCGGGCGCCGCTGCCGTGCACCCCCAACGGCGTCATCAAGCTGCTGCGCCGCCACGACGTGCCGCTCGCCGGCGCCCACGTGGTCGTGGTCGGCCGGGGCATCACCGTCGGCCGGTCGCTGCCGCTGCTGCTCACCCGGCGCAGCGAGAACGCGACCGTCACCCAGTGCCACACCGGCACCCGTGATCTGCCCGCGCTGCTGCGCCAGGCCGACATCGTGGTCGCCGCGGCCGGCGTGCCGCACCTGATCAAGCCGGAGGACGTCAAGCCGGGCGCGGCCGTGCTCGACGTGGGCGTCAGCCGGGACGAGAACGGCAAGATCCTCGGCGACGTCCACCCCGGGGTGCGCGAGGTGGCCGGCTGGCTGTCGCCCAACCCGGGCGGGGTGGGCCCGATGACCCGGGCGATGCTGCTGGCCAACGTGGTGGAGGCGGCGGAGCTGGCCGGGGCGGGCGCCGCCGGCGCGGGCCATGCCGGCTGA